A stretch of the Luteimonas sp. JM171 genome encodes the following:
- a CDS encoding M28 family metallopeptidase, with product MQRLLLPAALASALALAACGGDRPAADTDSAPATSGAATASDHQFSPEISEADFREMVRTLASDEFEGRAPGSPGGEKTVEYISAQFERIGLQPAGENGGWYQTVPMVQTTASDSTVLRLSGPNGERELAFGTDMMLGTRTGQEKVSVQDSELVFVGYGVDAPERDWNDYEGLDVKGKTVVILVNDPGFHVDDEELFDGNRMTYYGRWTYKFEEAARKGADAAIIIHDTPGASYGWDVVRTSWSGAQFDLRAEDDPAPRLPAQGWITNDVARELFADAGLDLDEQIRAASSADFKPVPLNATVSFDLESEVVEGSSRNVIGVLPGTERPEEVVVYMGHWDHLGIHEDGEIYNGAIDNATGIAGIIEIAERFATTEPAPERSVAFLAVTLEESGLLGSQYYVAHPAFPLENTVGVVNLDAMSVAGPSRDFVVTGMGNSELEDILKPIAEAQGRTLVEEGNPAGGFYFRSDHFNFAKAGVPALYAKGGNDLVEGGTEAGRQASEDYATRYHQPSDVYREEWNLDGLIQDLEALYEVGRVLADDVDQWPNWYEGNPFKAARDGMLQARE from the coding sequence ATGCAACGACTCCTCCTGCCGGCCGCCCTGGCTTCCGCCCTGGCGCTGGCCGCCTGCGGCGGCGACCGCCCCGCAGCCGACACCGACTCCGCTCCCGCCACCTCGGGTGCCGCGACGGCGTCGGACCACCAGTTCTCCCCGGAGATCAGCGAGGCGGACTTCCGCGAGATGGTGCGCACGCTGGCCTCGGATGAATTCGAAGGCCGCGCGCCGGGCTCGCCGGGCGGCGAGAAGACGGTTGAATACATCAGCGCCCAGTTCGAGCGCATCGGCCTGCAGCCGGCCGGCGAGAACGGCGGCTGGTACCAGACCGTGCCGATGGTGCAGACCACTGCGTCCGATTCCACCGTGCTCAGGCTCTCGGGCCCCAATGGCGAGCGCGAGCTGGCGTTTGGCACCGACATGATGCTCGGCACCCGCACCGGCCAGGAGAAGGTCAGCGTCCAGGACAGCGAGCTGGTGTTCGTCGGCTACGGCGTGGACGCGCCCGAGCGCGACTGGAACGATTACGAGGGCCTGGACGTCAAGGGCAAGACCGTGGTCATCCTGGTCAACGACCCCGGCTTCCACGTTGACGACGAGGAGCTGTTCGACGGCAACCGGATGACCTACTACGGCCGCTGGACCTACAAGTTCGAAGAAGCCGCGCGCAAGGGCGCGGACGCGGCGATCATCATCCACGACACCCCGGGCGCGTCCTACGGCTGGGACGTGGTGCGCACCTCCTGGTCGGGCGCCCAGTTCGACCTGCGCGCCGAGGACGATCCGGCGCCGCGCCTGCCGGCGCAGGGCTGGATCACCAACGACGTGGCGCGCGAGCTGTTCGCCGACGCCGGCCTGGACCTGGACGAGCAGATCCGCGCCGCCAGCAGCGCCGACTTCAAGCCGGTGCCGCTCAATGCCACGGTCTCCTTCGACCTTGAGAGCGAAGTGGTGGAAGGCTCCTCGCGCAACGTGATCGGCGTGCTGCCGGGTACCGAGCGGCCGGAGGAAGTGGTGGTCTACATGGGCCACTGGGACCACCTGGGCATCCATGAGGACGGCGAGATCTACAACGGCGCCATCGACAACGCCACCGGCATCGCCGGCATCATCGAGATCGCCGAGCGCTTCGCCACGACCGAGCCGGCGCCCGAGCGTTCGGTCGCGTTCCTGGCGGTGACCCTGGAGGAATCCGGCCTGCTCGGCTCGCAGTACTACGTGGCCCACCCGGCGTTCCCGCTGGAGAACACCGTGGGCGTGGTGAACCTGGACGCGATGAGCGTGGCCGGGCCGTCGCGCGACTTCGTGGTGACCGGCATGGGCAACTCCGAGCTTGAGGACATCCTCAAGCCGATCGCCGAGGCCCAGGGCCGCACCCTGGTGGAGGAAGGCAACCCGGCCGGCGGCTTCTACTTCCGCTCCGACCACTTCAACTTCGCCAAGGCCGGCGTGCCTGCGCTGTACGCCAAGGGCGGCAACGACCTGGTCGAGGGCGGCACCGAGGCCGGCCGGCAGGCCAGCGAGGACTACGCCACCCGCTACCACCAGCCCAGCGACGTGTACCGGGAAGAGTGGAACCTGGACGGCCTGATCCAGGACCTGGAGGCGCTCTACGAAGTGGGCCGGGTGCTGGCCGACGACGTGGACCAGTGGCCGAACTGGTACGAAGGCAATCCCTTCAAGGCCGCGCGCGACGGGATGCTCCAGGCGCGCGAGTAA